One segment of Chthoniobacterales bacterium DNA contains the following:
- a CDS encoding acetate/propionate family kinase, with the protein MSSPAFLKEQVPLFQEFSADRLQQLVEASRVVSFEAREAIMHRGEEAAHFGVVLSGTVTASAVGDGGTRHSLGQLKAGDTFNEMALMTGDAVAADFIADSHCEVLLIPVSIFQSLIVSEPGAVRRISRTIAERMKTILSDPTKGGAAFREGDDPYGLKLKGERPEKILVINCGSSSLKYCFYDTANETRQARGQIERIGLEGTKLSHRGPKGEVKRELPKGAFADAFKTMVAELTSKETGVLSGAGDISVVAHRVVHGGEKFTEGALITDELLDEMEALNPLAPLHNPVMVAGIREMRRLFPAVPQVAVFDTAFHHTLPAYAYLYGLPYELCEKKKIRRYGFHGASHHYVCLRAAQFLQRRPNELQLVSCHLGNGASLCAVDHGRSVDTTMGFTPVEGLIMGTRCGDIDAGVLAFLERTEGISASQSEEMLNKKSGLLGLSGISSDMREILKAANEGQHPALLALKTYCYRVRKYIGAYIASMGGLDAVIFTGGVGQGSAEVRALALQGLECMGITLDAQRNRDARGDEACRISTDDSKVAVLVVPTDEERMMAREALRTLSRSYIMRALEAQQQRSFLVEVSAHHIHLTQEHVEALFGPGHHLTKQSDLSQPGQYACKEQLAIVGPKGRIERVRVLGPTRKYSQVEIAMTEQFKLGVHPPIRESGDIADTPGCTLEGTAGSVQLERGVICAFRHIHMTPEDALGYGVRDKSIVRVRITGDRELEFGDVLVRVDPSFALAMHIDTDEANAANVKTGAQGFIAGIQSEA; encoded by the coding sequence ATGAGTTCGCCTGCGTTTCTCAAAGAACAGGTTCCCCTGTTTCAGGAGTTCTCCGCCGACCGTCTGCAACAGCTGGTCGAGGCTTCGCGCGTCGTTTCCTTTGAAGCGAGGGAAGCAATTATGCATCGCGGCGAGGAAGCCGCGCACTTTGGGGTCGTCCTGAGCGGGACGGTGACGGCCTCGGCCGTCGGCGATGGGGGAACGCGGCATTCCCTCGGGCAATTAAAAGCCGGCGACACCTTCAACGAAATGGCGCTGATGACCGGCGATGCCGTGGCGGCGGACTTCATCGCCGATTCGCACTGTGAGGTGCTGCTTATTCCGGTATCGATTTTCCAGTCCCTCATCGTCTCCGAGCCGGGCGCGGTGCGGCGCATCTCGCGCACCATCGCGGAACGGATGAAGACCATCTTGAGCGATCCCACAAAAGGGGGCGCGGCGTTCCGGGAAGGCGATGATCCTTACGGCCTCAAGCTCAAAGGAGAGCGGCCGGAAAAGATTCTCGTCATCAACTGCGGTTCGTCATCGCTCAAATATTGTTTCTACGACACGGCCAACGAAACGCGGCAGGCGCGCGGACAAATCGAGCGGATCGGCCTTGAAGGAACGAAGCTCAGCCATCGCGGGCCCAAGGGAGAGGTCAAACGCGAGCTGCCGAAAGGCGCTTTTGCGGACGCGTTCAAAACGATGGTGGCCGAACTTACTTCGAAGGAGACCGGTGTGCTGAGCGGCGCGGGCGACATCAGCGTGGTCGCTCATCGCGTGGTGCACGGCGGGGAGAAGTTCACCGAAGGCGCGCTCATCACGGACGAGTTGCTCGACGAGATGGAAGCGCTCAATCCGCTCGCGCCCTTGCACAACCCGGTGATGGTCGCGGGTATTCGCGAGATGCGCCGCTTGTTTCCCGCGGTGCCCCAGGTGGCGGTGTTCGACACCGCGTTTCACCACACCTTGCCGGCCTACGCCTATCTCTACGGCTTGCCCTATGAGCTCTGTGAAAAGAAAAAAATCCGCCGCTATGGGTTCCATGGAGCGTCGCACCATTACGTCTGCCTGCGCGCCGCCCAGTTCTTGCAGCGCCGGCCTAACGAGCTGCAACTGGTGAGTTGCCATCTGGGCAACGGCGCTTCGCTCTGCGCGGTCGATCATGGACGCTCGGTGGATACGACCATGGGATTCACTCCGGTCGAGGGCTTGATCATGGGGACCCGTTGCGGCGATATCGACGCCGGCGTCCTCGCTTTTCTGGAACGGACGGAAGGCATCAGCGCCTCCCAAAGCGAGGAAATGCTGAACAAAAAAAGCGGGCTGCTCGGGCTTTCCGGGATTTCGAGCGACATGCGCGAAATCCTCAAAGCGGCGAATGAGGGCCAGCACCCGGCCCTGCTTGCGCTCAAGACGTACTGCTACCGGGTCCGCAAATACATTGGCGCTTACATCGCGTCGATGGGCGGATTGGATGCGGTCATCTTCACCGGTGGCGTTGGCCAGGGCAGCGCCGAGGTTCGCGCCCTGGCGTTGCAGGGCTTGGAATGCATGGGCATCACGCTCGACGCGCAACGCAATCGCGACGCACGTGGCGACGAAGCCTGCCGGATATCGACCGATGATTCCAAGGTGGCTGTGCTCGTCGTGCCGACAGACGAGGAACGGATGATGGCCCGGGAGGCGTTACGCACCTTAAGCCGGTCCTACATCATGCGGGCGCTGGAGGCGCAGCAGCAACGATCCTTCCTGGTCGAAGTCTCGGCTCATCATATTCATCTCACCCAGGAACACGTCGAAGCGCTCTTCGGTCCAGGCCACCATCTGACGAAACAGTCCGATCTTTCGCAGCCGGGCCAGTACGCCTGCAAGGAACAACTCGCCATCGTGGGACCAAAAGGCCGAATCGAGCGCGTTCGGGTCCTCGGACCGACTCGAAAATATTCCCAGGTCGAGATTGCCATGACCGAGCAGTTCAAGCTCGGAGTTCATCCCCCGATTCGGGAAAGTGGCGACATCGCGGATACTCCTGGTTGCACGCTGGAAGGCACGGCCGGGAGCGTCCAGCTGGAACGCGGCGTCATCTGCGCGTTCCGCCATATTCACATGACGCCGGAAGACGCGCTCGGTTACGGCGTGCGAGACAAATCAATCGTGCGGGTCCGAATAACCGGCGATCGCGAACTGGAATTTGGCGATGTTCTCGTGCGGGTCGACCCGAGCTTTGCGCTCGCCATGCACATCGATACGGACGAAGCCAATGCCGCTAACGTTAAGACCGGGGCGCAAGGATTCATCGCCGGGATCCAAAGCGAAGCCTAA
- a CDS encoding sensor histidine kinase, whose product MLTRIVFFLLACDLALTTAAAERPQGTSAGEVRLLQSERSALPAIQAADLALARPLDRQAYYRWVAALNPLPSYLASIWEERRGLIIAVLAIVAVQSALIAGLLVYHAALRRAKGEGQEAHLEMRRLQNEIAHVGRVSMMGQLASSLAHEINQPLGAILRNAEAAELFLESKNPDLEEIRAILADIRADDQRAGSVIDRMRSLLKRHVLETQLLDLSEVVGDVAQLARPDAASRRVALTVEVPDILPPVRGDRVHLQQVLLNLIVNGMDALNGSSPENRSVTVRARVDAAQGVEISVSDTGHGIAAAKLSQVFDPFYTTKADGMGMGLPISRTIVESHGGRLWAENNNNTGATFRFTLPLADGARGGGRGARDGV is encoded by the coding sequence ATGCTCACTCGCATTGTTTTTTTCCTCCTGGCATGCGATCTGGCGCTAACAACGGCGGCGGCTGAACGTCCCCAGGGCACCTCGGCTGGGGAAGTGCGATTGCTTCAGAGCGAGCGGTCTGCGTTGCCCGCGATTCAAGCGGCCGATCTCGCGCTCGCGCGCCCCCTTGATCGCCAGGCGTACTACAGGTGGGTCGCGGCCTTAAATCCGCTGCCGTCCTACCTGGCCTCAATCTGGGAAGAGCGCCGGGGCCTTATCATTGCGGTTCTCGCAATCGTGGCAGTACAATCGGCGCTGATTGCGGGATTGCTGGTGTATCACGCCGCGCTTCGCCGGGCGAAGGGCGAGGGGCAGGAGGCGCACTTGGAGATGCGGAGGTTGCAAAACGAGATCGCGCACGTCGGTCGGGTTTCCATGATGGGCCAACTGGCCTCATCGCTGGCCCATGAAATCAACCAGCCGCTGGGCGCGATCCTGCGCAACGCCGAGGCAGCCGAGCTCTTCTTGGAGAGTAAGAATCCGGACCTCGAAGAAATCCGGGCGATTCTTGCCGACATTCGGGCCGACGATCAGCGGGCGGGATCCGTGATCGATCGAATGCGTTCCCTGCTCAAGCGACACGTGCTAGAGACTCAACTTCTCGACCTCAGCGAAGTCGTGGGCGATGTCGCCCAACTTGCGCGGCCAGATGCAGCGTCACGGCGCGTGGCCCTGACGGTGGAAGTGCCGGACATTCTGCCGCCCGTGCGCGGCGACCGGGTCCATCTGCAGCAAGTCCTGCTCAATCTCATCGTGAATGGGATGGACGCGCTGAATGGTTCGAGCCCTGAGAATCGGAGCGTCACGGTGCGCGCCCGGGTCGACGCGGCGCAAGGAGTTGAGATCTCGGTGAGCGACACTGGCCACGGCATTGCCGCCGCGAAACTTTCCCAGGTCTTCGATCCTTTCTACACCACCAAAGCGGATGGAATGGGGATGGGTCTGCCTATCTCCCGGACCATCGTTGAGTCGCACGGCGGACGGCTTTGGGCCGAGAACAACAACAACACCGGGGCGACCTTCCGTTTCACGTTGCCGCTGGCAGACGGAGCAAGGGGCGGGGGGCGAGGGGCGAGGGACGGAGTATGA
- a CDS encoding four helix bundle protein, translated as MSQRSLEEFGADRKSKELFDLVVADRERLRRDPLCFKLVSQQIGSADSICSNIEEGHGRLSPPEYIRFLDFARGSARETRGRYLRMTHWLGEDVVQQRTALADEILGILTASIERLRSQSSSTTTERLHEEVTLYGT; from the coding sequence ATGAGCCAGCGATCTTTGGAGGAATTTGGAGCGGACCGGAAGTCGAAGGAGCTTTTTGATCTCGTCGTCGCGGATCGGGAACGGCTGCGACGTGATCCACTCTGTTTCAAATTGGTTTCTCAGCAAATTGGCAGTGCGGATTCCATCTGCTCAAACATTGAGGAAGGCCACGGCCGCCTGAGCCCCCCTGAGTACATACGCTTCCTCGATTTTGCCCGCGGTTCCGCGCGCGAGACTCGAGGTCGCTACCTGCGCATGACTCACTGGCTTGGTGAAGACGTTGTTCAGCAACGCACCGCCTTGGCTGACGAGATCCTCGGAATTCTTACGGCGTCGATCGAGCGACTGCGCTCTCAATCCAGCTCAACCACAACAGAAAGACTCCATGAGGAGGTAACCTTATATGGCACTTAA
- a CDS encoding response regulator — protein sequence MALNPALDPRPSSLRSGSGSQPIVHLVDDDNSFLRATSRLLRAKGFVVKTFTSAADLFSHRDQDASGCLVADLQMREMDGLELQAAIARTCNPLTVLFLTGHGDIPASVRAMRGGAEDFITKTAPKGVLLDAIRRAMSRDARDRKKRARRREILERVGTLTEREREVYSHVIRGRLNKQIADDLGITERTVKCHRQSITTKLGVPSVAELTRLALEADIFTENTAPLPKGQ from the coding sequence ATGGCACTTAATCCAGCCCTCGACCCTCGACCCTCGTCCCTCCGTTCCGGCTCCGGCTCTCAGCCAATCGTCCATCTGGTGGACGACGACAATTCATTTCTCCGCGCTACTTCCCGTTTGCTGCGGGCCAAGGGATTTGTGGTTAAGACTTTTACTTCCGCGGCCGATTTGTTTTCCCACCGTGACCAGGACGCGTCCGGATGTTTGGTGGCGGATTTGCAGATGCGAGAAATGGATGGCCTCGAATTGCAGGCGGCCATCGCGCGGACTTGCAATCCGTTGACCGTTCTTTTTCTCACCGGCCACGGCGACATCCCGGCGAGCGTCCGGGCGATGCGGGGTGGGGCAGAGGATTTCATAACGAAGACCGCGCCCAAAGGGGTCTTACTGGACGCGATCCGGCGCGCGATGAGCCGGGATGCCCGGGATCGGAAGAAACGAGCGCGAAGGCGTGAGATTCTGGAGCGGGTTGGGACTCTGACCGAGCGCGAGCGCGAAGTATACAGCCACGTAATCCGCGGACGGTTGAACAAGCAGATTGCCGATGATCTTGGAATCACCGAGCGGACGGTTAAATGCCATCGCCAAAGCATAACGACTAAGCTTGGCGTGCCTTCCGTGGCAGAGCTTACCCGGCTCGCACTCGAAGCGGATATTTTCACTGAGAACACCGCGCCCCTCCCCAAAGGACAGTAG